The following proteins are co-located in the Imtechella halotolerans genome:
- a CDS encoding PNGase F N-terminal domain-containing protein, with product MKRSQNILLALIIGTLTAWSQKPFELEVYKNTPVNFSNEGSIEGVYRLQSGRLLIKKVTAPNFKKGTDVRIDVTVRSNGDPWDKSGSAFVISNTDLINVLTVAQGLKSFPMNSGIEGDYLGIRTTENYQPAVELMRFMTPFGVGFFSDEVKNPRMRYNRPVYVPKWEEEVSWSQDISQLESLVTGTFYVGVWIDTWTAEGYTVDVSLHYSGRARKQEKVIAILNTVYYANGQKIPDVFAKSTVESSFVLPKDAKNVKLHYISTGHGGHSGGDEFIQLRNTAKIDGNKVIDFIPWRDDCASFRRFNPSSGVWTRKDTAFAYTKERVREYKPIEERLASSDLSRSNWCPGSQVFPEVVSLGDLKKGKHLLEVQIPATSNTGDQLNHWLVSAYVTYDE from the coding sequence ATGAAAAGATCCCAAAATATCTTGTTAGCACTTATAATTGGAACCCTTACTGCTTGGAGTCAAAAACCTTTCGAATTGGAAGTGTATAAAAACACCCCGGTAAACTTTAGTAATGAAGGAAGTATAGAAGGGGTTTATCGCCTTCAAAGCGGCAGGTTACTCATAAAAAAGGTTACCGCTCCAAATTTTAAAAAAGGAACTGATGTAAGAATAGATGTTACGGTTCGTTCAAATGGGGATCCATGGGATAAATCAGGATCTGCATTTGTGATTTCAAATACCGATTTGATTAATGTGCTTACGGTAGCCCAAGGATTAAAATCTTTTCCTATGAATTCTGGAATAGAAGGGGATTACCTAGGTATACGAACTACAGAAAATTATCAACCTGCAGTGGAGTTAATGCGTTTTATGACCCCCTTTGGAGTTGGTTTTTTTAGTGATGAGGTTAAAAACCCTAGAATGCGATACAACCGTCCAGTATATGTTCCCAAATGGGAAGAAGAAGTAAGCTGGAGTCAAGACATTTCACAGTTAGAATCGTTGGTAACAGGCACATTCTATGTCGGAGTTTGGATTGATACTTGGACAGCTGAAGGATATACCGTGGATGTAAGTCTTCACTATAGTGGAAGAGCTCGAAAGCAAGAGAAAGTGATAGCTATTTTGAATACGGTTTATTACGCTAACGGACAAAAAATTCCTGATGTATTTGCCAAATCAACAGTAGAAAGTTCTTTTGTATTACCTAAAGATGCAAAAAATGTAAAGTTACATTACATAAGTACTGGACACGGAGGACATTCAGGTGGAGATGAATTTATTCAATTGAGAAATACAGCTAAAATTGATGGTAATAAAGTGATAGATTTTATACCGTGGAGAGACGATTGTGCCTCATTTAGAAGGTTTAATCCCTCTTCAGGTGTTTGGACCCGTAAGGATACAGCCTTTGCGTATACTAAAGAGCGTGTAAGAGAGTATAAACCTATTGAGGAACGTTTGGCCTCCTCAGATCTTTCAAGATCAAATTGGTGTCCTGGTTCTCAGGTCTTTCCGGAGGTAGTGTCATTAGGTGATTTAAAGAAAGGAAAGCACCTATTGGAAGTTCAAATACCAGCAACCTCCAATACAGGTGATCAATTAAACCATTGGCTAGTCTCGGCCTATGTGACATATGATGAATAG